One Mercurialis annua linkage group LG3, ddMerAnnu1.2, whole genome shotgun sequence DNA window includes the following coding sequences:
- the LOC126673598 gene encoding DDT domain-containing protein DDR4 isoform X1 — MSSPSSPIPENDDVSLSNGVNDEEPLEPTPPPPPTRSNRPSRACTLRASERLQAAQQQAAIERKQKPNSNSHRKEQQHRLDDSPEYKEQCGPYSKIITPLVGVPEPAQLPRWTLRSMWELASVLNFLHVFRPLLNIQIEFSAEEFETALLTPNDTLGEIHMPLLKAIPPITRMALTRDTWITVLCRKLRDWWHWVADGELPIVASHGAEIEVYKSLDPGIRVVILKALCDIRVEQEDIRNYIDNSVKHGIQLSVFRKERVGGDSQGINYWYEDDPIIGHRLYREIRKIELKKAKAKGSQVVLNATYQWETVATNFEEFQDVSEKLFESKNRTEASLGKKLKNDMLFEIEKVHKRKEKLLKKQHRQALLLDNFLSVDGLGPGRSLRDRKPVTYTFDDYDRSISEAIKITKRKPPSPEPVHRREGGFKPEASVNGGWSGPSHASEPGSFNLTPPDSSDSPDYDDMEDEDTAEQLDRGLIIPCSNRRRQRPQRYSAKEYVEAVSDNDADFDSDDDIVGEAVYDDEYLRKRKQRRKLSSSSEGDEEYKWDDENGEEEEEEEEEEDSLSISEDSDEPQKYKKLPGRTRRETKIRSVREIQSGLRRSKRATQNRINYRQYEMSESEGESMKPEKSNGSGEQSDASENAEFSAGSQESDDDDVEEQNMKVDQHAEACNGATEEVQNQPPEKSNSPGQDEVEGVKKRRFLDLNELAPGSGFDDSPNTIMKDEDRDNF, encoded by the exons ATGTCCTCTCCGTCTTCTCCGATCCCTGAAAACGACGACGTTTCTCTTTCTAACGGCGTTAACGACGAAGAGCCATTAGAACCGACGCCTCCTCCTCCGCCTACTAGAAGTAACCGGCCGTCACGAGCGTGCACTCTACGCGCATCTGAGAGGCTACAAGCAGCTCAACAACAAGCGGCGATCGAAAGGAAGCAAAAACCTAATAGTAATAGCCATAGAAAAGAACAGCAGCACCGATTAGATGATTCGCCGGAGTATAAAGAGCAATGTGGTCCTTACAGTAAGATTATTACTCCGCTTGTCGGAGTTCCGGAGCCGGCGCAGTTGCCGAGGTGGACGCTTCGGTCTATGTGGGAGTTAGCTTCAGTTCTTAATTTCTTGCAT GTATTTAGGCCTTTATTGAATATACAGATTGAGTTTTCAGCTGAAGAGTTTGAAACAGCTTTACTCACACCTAATGACACACTGGGAGAAATTCATATGCCTCTTTTAAAG GCAATCCCTCCTATTACACGAATGGCCCTCACACGGGATACTTGGATTACCGTCTTGTGCAGAAAATTAAGAGATTGGTGGCACTGG GTTGCAGATGGGGAGCTTCCCATAGTTGCTTCGCATGG GGCTGAAATTGAAGTGTATAAATCTCTTGATCCTGGGATCCGCGTAGTGATCTTGAAAGCGTTATGTGACATTCGAGTCGAG CAAGAAGATATCCGGAACTATATTGACAACTCGGTTAAACATGGCATTCAACTCTCAGTTTTTCGTAAAGAACGTGTTGGAGGTGATTCACAAGGAATTAATTACTG GTATGAAGATGATCCAATAATTGGTCATCGTTTGTACCGGGAAATAAGGAAAATCGAATTGAAGAAAGCAAAGGCAAAAGGCTCTCAGGTCGTTCTTAATGCAACATACCAGTGGGAAACAGTTGCAACAAATTTTGAAGAATTTCAAGATGTTTCG GAGAAGCTTTTTGAAAGTAAAAATAGAACAGAGGCATCATTAGGAAAGAAGCTAAAGAATGACATGCTTTTTGAGATTGAGAAAGTTCATAag AGGAAAGAAAAGTTGCTGAAAAAACAACACAGACAAGCTCTACTTCTTGATAACTTCTTGAGTGTGGATGGTCTTGGACCAGGACGATCCCTTCGTGACAGAAAGCCAGTTACTTATACTTTTG ATGATTATGACCGTTCAATCAGTGAGGCTATTAAAATAACCAA GCGGAAACCACCATCCCCAGAACCTGTTCACAGAAGAGAAGGGGGTTTTAAACCTGAAGCTTCAGTTAATGGTGGGTGGAGCGGTCCTTCACATGCATCGGAACCTGGATCCTTCAATTTGACGCCCCCTGATTCCTCTGATTCTCCTGATTATGATGACATGGAAGATGAGGATACAGCTGAACAATTGGATCGAGG GTTGATTATTCCTTGCAGTAATAGGCGAAGACAGAGACCTCAACGGTATTCAGCAAAGGAGTATGTTGAAGCAGTTTCAGATAATGACGCTGACTTTGACAGTGACGATGACATAGTTGGAGAAGCTGTATATGATGATGAGTACTTGAGGAAACGTAAACAGAGGAGGAAGCTATCTAGCAGCTCCGAAGGGGATGAGGAGTATAAGTGGGATGATGAAAACggtgaagaagaggaagaggaggaagaagaagaggatTCTTTAAGTATTAGTGAGGATAGCGATGAACCCCAAAAATACAAGAAATTGCCAGGTCGTACACGAAGGGAAACTAAAATAAGGTCTGTTCGTGAGATCCAATCAGGCTTAAGACGCAGTAAAAGGGCCACTCAAAACCGGATTAACTACCGGCAATATGAAATGTCAGAATCAGAGGGAGAGTCGATGAAACCTGAGAAGTCAAACGGATCAGGAGAACAGTCAGATGCTAGTGAGAATGCAGAGTTTTCAGCTGGAAGTCAAGAGTCTGATGACGATGATGTTGAAGAACAAAATATGAAAGTTGATCAGCATGCTGAAGCTTGCAACGGGGCAACAGAGGAAGTGCAAAATCAGCCACCAGAGAAGTCAAATAGCCCAGGCCAAGATGAAGTCGAGGGTGTAAAGAAGAGGCGTTTTCTTGATCTAAACGAGCTAGCTCCAGGATCTGGTTTTGATGATAGCCCAAACACAATAATGAAAGACGAAGACAGAGATAATTTTTAA
- the LOC126673598 gene encoding DDT domain-containing protein DDR4 isoform X2 has protein sequence MSSPSSPIPENDDVSLSNGVNDEEPLEPTPPPPPTRSNRPSRACTLRASERLQAAQQQAAIERKQKPNSNSHRKEQQHRLDDSPEYKEQCGPYSKIITPLVGVPEPAQLPRWTLRSMWELASVLNFLHVFRPLLNIQIEFSAEEFETALLTPNDTLGEIHMPLLKAIPPITRMALTRDTWITVLCRKLRDWWHWVADGELPIVASHGAEIEVYKSLDPGIRVVILKALCDIRVEQEDIRNYIDNSVKHGIQLSVFRKERVGGDSQGINYWYEDDPIIGHRLYREIRKIELKKAKAKGSQVVLNATYQWETVATNFEEFQDVSEKLFESKNRTEASLGKKLKNDMLFEIEKVHKRKEKLLKKQHRQALLLDNFLSVDGLGPGRSLRDRKPVTYTFDDYDRSISEAIKITKRKPPSPEPVHRREGGFKPEASVNGGWSGPSHASEPGSFNLTPPDSSDSPDYDDMEDEDTAEQLDRGNRRRQRPQRYSAKEYVEAVSDNDADFDSDDDIVGEAVYDDEYLRKRKQRRKLSSSSEGDEEYKWDDENGEEEEEEEEEEDSLSISEDSDEPQKYKKLPGRTRRETKIRSVREIQSGLRRSKRATQNRINYRQYEMSESEGESMKPEKSNGSGEQSDASENAEFSAGSQESDDDDVEEQNMKVDQHAEACNGATEEVQNQPPEKSNSPGQDEVEGVKKRRFLDLNELAPGSGFDDSPNTIMKDEDRDNF, from the exons ATGTCCTCTCCGTCTTCTCCGATCCCTGAAAACGACGACGTTTCTCTTTCTAACGGCGTTAACGACGAAGAGCCATTAGAACCGACGCCTCCTCCTCCGCCTACTAGAAGTAACCGGCCGTCACGAGCGTGCACTCTACGCGCATCTGAGAGGCTACAAGCAGCTCAACAACAAGCGGCGATCGAAAGGAAGCAAAAACCTAATAGTAATAGCCATAGAAAAGAACAGCAGCACCGATTAGATGATTCGCCGGAGTATAAAGAGCAATGTGGTCCTTACAGTAAGATTATTACTCCGCTTGTCGGAGTTCCGGAGCCGGCGCAGTTGCCGAGGTGGACGCTTCGGTCTATGTGGGAGTTAGCTTCAGTTCTTAATTTCTTGCAT GTATTTAGGCCTTTATTGAATATACAGATTGAGTTTTCAGCTGAAGAGTTTGAAACAGCTTTACTCACACCTAATGACACACTGGGAGAAATTCATATGCCTCTTTTAAAG GCAATCCCTCCTATTACACGAATGGCCCTCACACGGGATACTTGGATTACCGTCTTGTGCAGAAAATTAAGAGATTGGTGGCACTGG GTTGCAGATGGGGAGCTTCCCATAGTTGCTTCGCATGG GGCTGAAATTGAAGTGTATAAATCTCTTGATCCTGGGATCCGCGTAGTGATCTTGAAAGCGTTATGTGACATTCGAGTCGAG CAAGAAGATATCCGGAACTATATTGACAACTCGGTTAAACATGGCATTCAACTCTCAGTTTTTCGTAAAGAACGTGTTGGAGGTGATTCACAAGGAATTAATTACTG GTATGAAGATGATCCAATAATTGGTCATCGTTTGTACCGGGAAATAAGGAAAATCGAATTGAAGAAAGCAAAGGCAAAAGGCTCTCAGGTCGTTCTTAATGCAACATACCAGTGGGAAACAGTTGCAACAAATTTTGAAGAATTTCAAGATGTTTCG GAGAAGCTTTTTGAAAGTAAAAATAGAACAGAGGCATCATTAGGAAAGAAGCTAAAGAATGACATGCTTTTTGAGATTGAGAAAGTTCATAag AGGAAAGAAAAGTTGCTGAAAAAACAACACAGACAAGCTCTACTTCTTGATAACTTCTTGAGTGTGGATGGTCTTGGACCAGGACGATCCCTTCGTGACAGAAAGCCAGTTACTTATACTTTTG ATGATTATGACCGTTCAATCAGTGAGGCTATTAAAATAACCAA GCGGAAACCACCATCCCCAGAACCTGTTCACAGAAGAGAAGGGGGTTTTAAACCTGAAGCTTCAGTTAATGGTGGGTGGAGCGGTCCTTCACATGCATCGGAACCTGGATCCTTCAATTTGACGCCCCCTGATTCCTCTGATTCTCCTGATTATGATGACATGGAAGATGAGGATACAGCTGAACAATTGGATCGAGG TAATAGGCGAAGACAGAGACCTCAACGGTATTCAGCAAAGGAGTATGTTGAAGCAGTTTCAGATAATGACGCTGACTTTGACAGTGACGATGACATAGTTGGAGAAGCTGTATATGATGATGAGTACTTGAGGAAACGTAAACAGAGGAGGAAGCTATCTAGCAGCTCCGAAGGGGATGAGGAGTATAAGTGGGATGATGAAAACggtgaagaagaggaagaggaggaagaagaagaggatTCTTTAAGTATTAGTGAGGATAGCGATGAACCCCAAAAATACAAGAAATTGCCAGGTCGTACACGAAGGGAAACTAAAATAAGGTCTGTTCGTGAGATCCAATCAGGCTTAAGACGCAGTAAAAGGGCCACTCAAAACCGGATTAACTACCGGCAATATGAAATGTCAGAATCAGAGGGAGAGTCGATGAAACCTGAGAAGTCAAACGGATCAGGAGAACAGTCAGATGCTAGTGAGAATGCAGAGTTTTCAGCTGGAAGTCAAGAGTCTGATGACGATGATGTTGAAGAACAAAATATGAAAGTTGATCAGCATGCTGAAGCTTGCAACGGGGCAACAGAGGAAGTGCAAAATCAGCCACCAGAGAAGTCAAATAGCCCAGGCCAAGATGAAGTCGAGGGTGTAAAGAAGAGGCGTTTTCTTGATCTAAACGAGCTAGCTCCAGGATCTGGTTTTGATGATAGCCCAAACACAATAATGAAAGACGAAGACAGAGATAATTTTTAA
- the LOC126673603 gene encoding AAA-ATPase ASD, mitochondrial-like gives MMMILAPQTMAEMWATMGSTIASLMFLWAIFRQYCPYEVRRYFEKYSQRIMTFFYPYIKISIHEYTGDRLKRSEAYAAVEAYLSLNSSKCAKRLKAEMGKDSSNLVLSMDEYERVIDEFRGVKVWWVSSKVVSPSQSMYPQHERRYYKLTFHKKDRDMITEAYLQHVVSEGKEIRVRNRQRKLYTNSPNYKWPSYKQTMWSHIVFEHPATFDTMALEPEKKQEIIEDLVTFSNSKDFYARIGKAWKRGYLLYGPPGTGKSTMIAAMANFLNYDVYDLELTAVKDNTELRKLLIETTSKSIIVIEDIDCSLDLTGQRKKKNPEKCLDDEKEKEIHRKELKEEASSRVTLSGLLNFIDGLWSACGGERLIVFTTNYVEKLDPALIRRGRMDKHIELSYCSFEAFKILARNYLKLEKHKMFDTIQGLIKETEITPADVAENLMPKSPQDNAEKCLSNLIQALQEVKAAETLDKDKEGEIMETGREAGKEEAEYPSKVAGVGPHENGEADIQL, from the coding sequence atgatgatgatattaGCACCACAAACAATGGCTGAGATGTGGGCAACAATGGGGTCAACAATAGCAAGTTTGATGTTTCTTTGGGCAATCTTTCGGCAATACTGCCCGTACGAGGTTCGACGTTACTTTGAAAAATACAGTCAAAGAATCATGACATTTTTCTATCCCTACATTAAGATATCAATCCACGAGTACACCGGTGATCGTCTCAAGAGAAGTGAAGCTTATGCAGCTGTTGAGGCTTACCTTAGTCTCAACTCATCAAAATGTGCAAAAAGGCTCAAAGCTGAGATGGGTAAGGACAGTAGTAACTTAGTACTAAGCATGGATGAGTACGAGAGGGTGATCGATGAATTTCGAGGCGTTAAAGTTTGGTGGGTGTCGAGTAAAGTCGTTTCACCGAGTCAATCCATGTATCCGCAGCATGAAAGGCGGTACTATAAGCTCACTTTTCACAAGAAAGATAGGGATATGATAACCGAGGCTTACTTGCAGCATGTGGTAAGTGAAGGGAAGGAAATTAGGGTTAGAAACAGGCAAAGGAAGCTTTATACTAATAGTCCTAATTATAAGTGGCCAAGCTACAAGCAAACTATGTGGAGTCATATAGTTTTTGAGCATCCTGCTACTTTTGATACGATGGCTTTGGAACCAGAAAAGAAGCAAGAGATTATTGAAGATCTTGTTACTTTTAGCAACAGTAAAGATTTTTATGCAAGAATTGGAAAAGCATGGAAAAGAGGGTACCTTCTTTATGGTCCACCAGGAACAGGAAAATCCACCATGATTGCTGCAATGgctaactttttgaattatgatGTTTATGACTTGGAGCTTACTGCAGTGAAAGATAATACCGAGTTACGGAAGCTTTTGATCGAAACGACTAGTAAATCGATCATTGTGATTGAGGATATAGATTGTTCTCTCGATCTTACTGGtcagagaaagaagaaaaatccagagaaatgtttggatgatGAGAAAGAGAAGGAAATTCATCGTAAGGAACTTAAAGAGGAGGCCAGCAGTAGGGTAACACTTTCGGGGCTATTAAATTTCATTGATGGGTTATGGTCTGCTTGTGGAGGCGAGAGACTAATTGTCTTTACGACTAATTACGTGGAGAAGCTCGATCCTGCATTGATAAGAAGGGGTAGGATGGATAAGCACATCGAGCTTTCTTATTGCAGTTTTGAGGCATTCAAGATTCTAGCGAGGAATTATTTGAAACTCGAAAAACATAAAATGTTTGATACAATTCAGGGGCTAATCAAGGAGACAGAGATCACACCTGCTGATGTTGCAGAGAACCTGATGCCCAAGTCCCCACAGGATAATGCAGAGAAATGTCTATCAAATTTGATTCAAGCACTCCAAGAAGTTAAAGCAGCAGAAACTCTTGATAAAGACAAGGAAGGAGAAATAATGGAGACTGGAAGAGAAGCAGGTAAAGAAGAGGCAGAGTACCCGAGCAAGGTCGCTGGAGTTGGACCGCATGAAAATGGAGAAGCTGATATACAACTGTGA